In Methanothermus fervidus DSM 2088, a single genomic region encodes these proteins:
- a CDS encoding Protein of unknown function DUF54 (COGs: COG1931 conserved hypothetical protein~InterPro IPR002739~KEGG: mth:MTH433 hypothetical protein~PFAM: Protein of unknown function DUF54~SPTR: O26533 UPF0201 protein MTH_433~PFAM: Protein of unknown function DUF54), whose protein sequence is MNGEIFVSAKINPTEDKEKVKKAINNIFPLKLEINDEIKGKGDLSCLLKLKEMLAERKIRDSVRQLLLNNKIGNKTYFYVNKQAAFVNIVNISDEELSPLGDIKVEIRSDDIDKIIDWLTEH, encoded by the coding sequence ATGAATGGTGAAATATTTGTTAGTGCGAAAATAAATCCTACTGAAGATAAAGAAAAGGTTAAGAAAGCTATTAATAACATATTTCCTTTAAAACTTGAAATTAACGATGAAATTAAGGGTAAGGGAGATTTAAGTTGTTTATTAAAACTTAAAGAAATGTTAGCTGAAAGAAAAATTAGAGATAGTGTTAGGCAATTATTGTTAAATAATAAAATAGGTAATAAAACTTATTTTTATGTGAATAAACAGGCAGCTTTTGTGAACATTGTCAATATAAGTGATGAGGAGTTATCTCCCTTAGGTGATATAAAAGTTGAAATAAGAAGTGATGATATCGATAAAATTATTGATTGGCTTACAGAGCATTAA
- a CDS encoding ATP binding protein (COGs: COG2102 ATPase of PP-loop superfamily~InterPro IPR005237: IPR002761: IPR014729~KEGG: mth:MTH432 hypothetical protein~PFAM: protein of unknown function DUF71 ATP-binding region~SPTR: O26532 Conserved protein~TIGRFAM: ATP binding protein~PFAM: ATP-binding region~TIGRFAM: MJ0570-related uncharacterized domain; conserved hypothetical protein TIGR00289; arCOG00187 universal archaeal metal-binding-domain/4Fe-4S-binding-domain containing ABC transporter, ATP-binding protein) — protein sequence MKAGVLYSGGKDSTMALYEALKSKTEEVKYLISVFPENPESYMFHVPNIELTKLSSKAVGIPLIQVKTKGEKEKEVKDLEKALKKLDIDVLYFGGLESNYQRSRVYKVCKRLGIKAKAPFWQVDPLDYMEKIIKRNFKVIITSVSAEGFDKSWLGKELNYKTLEDILELNKKYGIHIAFEGGEAETLVLDCPIFKKKIKIVKAKKEWFNYHGILRIEEAKLVKKS from the coding sequence ATGAAAGCAGGAGTATTGTATTCAGGTGGTAAGGATAGTACCATGGCTCTATATGAAGCTTTAAAATCTAAAACTGAAGAAGTAAAATATCTTATTTCTGTATTCCCAGAAAATCCAGAATCATACATGTTTCATGTTCCAAACATTGAATTAACTAAATTATCGTCAAAAGCTGTTGGAATTCCTCTAATACAAGTAAAAACAAAAGGAGAAAAAGAAAAAGAAGTAAAAGATTTAGAGAAAGCTTTAAAAAAATTAGACATTGACGTATTATATTTTGGAGGGCTAGAATCAAATTACCAAAGGTCAAGGGTATATAAAGTATGTAAACGCTTAGGTATCAAAGCTAAAGCACCTTTCTGGCAGGTAGATCCTTTAGATTACATGGAAAAAATAATAAAAAGAAATTTTAAAGTTATTATAACTTCTGTTTCTGCAGAAGGTTTTGATAAATCGTGGCTAGGAAAAGAATTAAATTATAAAACATTAGAAGATATTTTAGAACTTAATAAAAAATATGGAATACATATAGCTTTTGAAGGAGGAGAAGCTGAGACTTTAGTTTTAGATTGTCCTATATTTAAAAAGAAAATAAAAATTGTTAAAGCAAAAAAAGAATGGTTTAATTATCATGGAATTCTAAGAATAGAAGAAGCTAAACTAGTAAAGAAATCGTAA
- a CDS encoding conserved hypothetical protein (KEGG: mth:MTH431 hypothetical protein~SPTR: O26531 Putative uncharacterized protein): MNILITTLIIIIYILLMLFIFSVASLIPYSKKNIIFAFITSFILGCVGGAFLLLPIYTDIPSLVRGYYQYTIHATETITVEIPTGVDIGSIVSKIKSTPGVHNISTTGIIMHTDPFSQQRKQFIESKLKYLDPHIKDWQVYSNGKIIIKTEGGDPNNITKKISDWLIYTGGIYTKSSRVNACITVDASKVDNVLDMLSAENVIVTGIHGPVEEKVKNVKSMMPPKSQIVLFSGILGILVAIAGIFSDAIIRTVRRIKVK, encoded by the coding sequence ATGAACATATTGATTACAACATTGATAATTATAATTTACATTCTGTTGATGCTTTTCATTTTTTCAGTAGCTTCTCTAATACCATATTCAAAGAAAAACATCATATTTGCATTTATTACAAGCTTTATTTTAGGTTGTGTTGGAGGTGCTTTCCTACTACTACCTATTTATACAGACATTCCATCATTAGTACGGGGCTATTATCAATACACAATACATGCAACTGAAACTATAACGGTAGAAATACCTACTGGTGTAGATATAGGTTCAATTGTTTCAAAAATCAAATCCACACCAGGAGTACATAATATTTCTACAACAGGGATTATAATGCATACCGACCCATTCTCACAACAAAGAAAACAATTTATAGAAAGCAAATTAAAATATTTAGATCCTCATATAAAAGATTGGCAAGTATATTCAAATGGCAAAATCATCATTAAAACTGAAGGTGGAGATCCAAACAATATAACAAAAAAAATATCTGACTGGCTAATTTATACAGGAGGCATATATACAAAATCTAGTAGAGTGAATGCATGCATTACTGTTGATGCATCAAAAGTTGACAATGTTTTGGACATGTTATCAGCTGAAAATGTTATAGTTACAGGAATCCATGGACCGGTTGAAGAAAAGGTTAAAAATGTGAAATCTATGATGCCACCAAAATCACAGATTGTTTTATTTTCAGGAATTTTAGGTATTTTAGTTGCAATTGCTGGAATTTTTTCAGATGCAATAATAAGAACTGTTAGGAGAATTAAAGTAAAATGA
- a CDS encoding conserved hypothetical protein (KEGG: mth:MTH429 hypothetical protein~SPTR: O26529 Putative uncharacterized protein): MDEKGEVLSGDIILTILIATIIISGIGYFINSELNSTEVSKTGIARMAGEKVAETINLVYTNGPGYMVNITLPDGNYTITVNDTGVYVNNITKIDIIPENSNLISPTSMNPGETWEIIYDQNSDKIIFTKIS, encoded by the coding sequence ATGGATGAAAAAGGTGAAGTGTTAAGTGGAGATATAATTCTAACCATACTTATTGCAACTATAATTATTTCTGGAATAGGATATTTCATAAATTCAGAATTAAATAGTACTGAAGTAAGTAAAACAGGTATAGCCAGGATGGCAGGAGAAAAAGTAGCTGAAACCATAAATTTAGTGTACACTAATGGACCTGGCTACATGGTTAATATCACATTACCGGATGGAAACTACACAATAACTGTAAATGATACTGGTGTTTATGTCAACAACATTACAAAAATAGATATTATACCTGAAAACTCAAACTTAATTTCACCTACTAGCATGAATCCAGGTGAGACATGGGAAATAATATATGATCAAAATAGCGATAAAATAATTTTCACAAAGATTAGTTAA
- a CDS encoding conserved hypothetical protein (KEGG: mth:MTH428 hypothetical protein~SPTR: O26528 Putative uncharacterized protein): protein MDNRGYAFTPLAVLILIPIILLAVAYGHIVDEANRIIAIAIGGDVTIKVADNIQSYLQKAVKDAGRNAAYNATRKVIDERRFFQPRSYYNDTSTDNSVLYVRKLIVNALNNGTIDLCRKLENETGRQIYINDILVDNYTQAVFDINDVYIYQTDSEPFGFYVHIPSAKIKVVQQNQAFEGYTEPIDVYVSIEGLDDPYIWINTKCRQSNVIWRSPYYSSYFGPGGMIISDYHFDDYVDSAGKLQHLWDYLNGTNNPSNLLNRSRPYYFYDPQGLSFFDRLENKTCPNGKGRISTFILGDPLDYKSKPGVIQIDSSPAISKIDHEYFNGVLGFGVAYDNDANVRFFLLPSGLLPPGYRYVYDPYGYVFCLSSNYKNYFKHLGLP, encoded by the coding sequence TTGGATAATAGAGGATATGCCTTTACACCACTTGCAGTTCTAATACTTATACCAATCATATTATTAGCTGTTGCGTATGGTCATATAGTTGATGAAGCTAATAGAATTATAGCTATAGCAATTGGCGGAGACGTAACTATAAAAGTAGCTGATAATATACAATCTTATTTACAAAAAGCTGTGAAAGATGCAGGTCGTAATGCGGCTTATAATGCTACTCGTAAAGTTATAGACGAACGACGATTTTTCCAGCCACGTAGTTATTATAATGATACAAGTACCGATAATAGTGTTTTATATGTTAGGAAATTGATTGTTAATGCACTAAACAACGGAACTATAGATTTATGTAGAAAATTAGAAAATGAAACTGGAAGGCAAATATATATTAACGATATACTTGTAGATAATTATACACAAGCTGTTTTTGATATTAACGATGTTTATATTTATCAAACAGACTCTGAACCTTTTGGTTTTTATGTACACATCCCTTCTGCAAAAATTAAAGTTGTGCAACAAAATCAAGCATTTGAAGGATATACAGAACCTATAGATGTGTATGTCTCTATTGAAGGATTAGATGATCCTTATATTTGGATAAACACTAAATGTAGGCAAAGTAATGTCATCTGGCGTAGTCCTTACTATTCTAGCTATTTTGGCCCTGGAGGAATGATCATAAGTGACTATCATTTTGATGATTATGTGGATAGTGCAGGCAAATTACAGCATCTTTGGGATTATTTAAATGGAACAAATAACCCAAGTAACTTATTGAATAGATCAAGACCTTATTATTTCTATGATCCTCAGGGTTTATCATTTTTTGATAGATTAGAAAATAAAACATGCCCTAATGGTAAAGGTAGAATAAGTACATTTATTTTAGGTGATCCTCTCGATTATAAAAGTAAACCAGGAGTTATACAAATTGATTCATCCCCCGCTATTTCAAAAATAGATCATGAATACTTTAATGGAGTGTTAGGTTTTGGAGTAGCATATGACAACGATGCAAATGTTAGATTTTTCCTTTTACCTTCAGGTTTGCTTCCACCAGGATACCGTTATGTATATGATCCCTATGGTTATGTTTTTTGTTTATCCTCAAATTATAAAAATTACTTTAAACACCTAGGATTACCTTAA
- a CDS encoding conserved hypothetical protein (KEGG: mth:MTH427 hypothetical protein~SPTR: O26527 Putative uncharacterized protein) has protein sequence MLDEKGLIFTTDSIIALTIVFIFLTSILNYYVLPEYIGSDQQRLSDIAADTLNILEQDGSLITAAVKYSNGNVTGAGYIIGTKLNETLYPDIGYRFLIDGHEVARKDIPGLVHKDVASRVKVVSAPQEGWLGRAWYYIPEVPFEDKQINTTTTVWNFHNWLTNFNPWRYGGLYNYPYWGCDRWKRPVPINCSLPQNTTINSVKWIIGSACNNNDRFSANLVLNGQNNYAYKSAFKYLYYSNIWYFYMYYGNATRLIPGNNSFYVAFLNMSSYSYDMPWFSLIANYTTTIKVPKTVTFQTFPLQDLAGIGAPTSRYFFDLNTGKLTSAPALTISWNDLIGKDNPNAENQVFRLRDIPSSTTEGSAVCSVTDVPIPSNVTVHDAYVVLNPYGSVDGAVVEVNNGEGWQVVFCSFNYNGTSYSAVGDGYGNLPGIIYIGDKLKAGVNNRVRVTIWDYAPGGDYDFVGLVNSYVSVSYSSLGVKWLNFPFNSYQSDTNINTQERLISVGQDAKRIYLFMGVGLDTKRVTVEVKDPKTGQYKLYYDGMPQFAIDLGSIDRQNNYNILTSGGTPDNYTCNPGDYYVRVTVYGPSRGWESGDNYAEIFSGTRVAVIYTTFTHVWATSFNETASGAIENAKQNLIQKLQSAGYNVDPNAIQAEALYTGNLPNAIPVRLDLWRD, from the coding sequence ATGTTGGATGAAAAAGGCTTAATATTTACAACTGATTCAATTATTGCTCTTACAATTGTCTTTATATTTCTAACTTCAATCCTCAATTATTATGTTTTACCTGAATACATAGGCAGTGATCAGCAACGTTTGAGTGATATAGCAGCAGACACATTAAATATTCTAGAACAAGATGGAAGCTTAATAACTGCAGCTGTTAAGTATAGTAATGGCAATGTCACAGGAGCAGGGTATATTATAGGAACTAAGCTTAATGAGACTTTATATCCTGATATTGGATATAGATTTTTGATAGATGGTCATGAAGTTGCTCGTAAGGATATCCCTGGTTTAGTACATAAGGATGTTGCATCAAGAGTTAAGGTTGTTTCTGCTCCACAGGAAGGTTGGTTAGGAAGAGCATGGTATTATATTCCAGAAGTTCCTTTTGAAGATAAACAGATTAATACTACAACAACAGTTTGGAATTTCCATAACTGGCTTACTAATTTTAATCCTTGGAGATATGGAGGGCTTTATAACTATCCTTATTGGGGTTGTGATAGGTGGAAAAGACCAGTTCCAATAAATTGTTCACTCCCACAAAATACAACCATAAACTCTGTTAAATGGATTATTGGTAGTGCTTGTAATAATAATGACAGATTTTCTGCAAATTTAGTTTTAAATGGTCAAAATAATTATGCATATAAATCAGCGTTTAAATATCTTTACTATTCCAATATATGGTATTTCTACATGTATTATGGAAATGCAACTCGCTTAATACCTGGTAACAATTCATTTTATGTTGCTTTTTTAAATATGAGTTCATATTCGTATGACATGCCATGGTTCTCATTGATTGCAAATTACACAACAACAATAAAAGTCCCAAAGACTGTAACATTTCAAACATTTCCATTGCAAGATTTAGCTGGTATTGGAGCTCCAACAAGTAGATATTTCTTTGACTTAAATACTGGGAAATTAACTTCTGCTCCAGCATTAACAATATCCTGGAATGATTTGATAGGTAAGGATAATCCAAATGCAGAAAATCAAGTCTTTAGACTTAGAGATATTCCTTCTTCCACAACTGAAGGATCTGCTGTCTGCAGTGTTACAGATGTCCCAATACCTAGTAATGTAACAGTTCATGATGCCTATGTTGTCTTAAATCCATATGGATCTGTTGATGGTGCAGTTGTTGAAGTTAATAATGGTGAAGGGTGGCAGGTAGTATTCTGTTCTTTTAATTACAATGGAACAAGTTATAGTGCAGTAGGAGATGGATATGGTAATTTACCAGGGATTATTTATATTGGAGATAAGCTCAAGGCAGGAGTTAACAATAGGGTACGTGTAACTATATGGGATTATGCTCCAGGCGGAGATTATGATTTTGTAGGACTTGTGAATTCATATGTCTCAGTATCTTATAGTTCACTTGGAGTTAAATGGCTGAATTTCCCATTTAATAGCTATCAAAGCGATACTAATATAAATACACAAGAAAGGTTGATATCTGTTGGTCAGGATGCAAAGAGAATATACCTATTCATGGGAGTTGGTTTAGATACAAAGAGAGTAACTGTTGAAGTTAAAGATCCAAAAACTGGTCAATACAAACTATACTATGATGGCATGCCACAGTTTGCAATAGATCTTGGTTCAATAGATAGGCAAAATAACTACAATATATTGACAAGTGGTGGAACCCCTGACAATTACACCTGTAATCCAGGAGATTACTATGTTAGGGTTACAGTTTATGGTCCAAGTCGGGGATGGGAATCTGGAGATAATTATGCTGAGATATTTTCAGGTACTAGGGTTGCTGTGATATATACGACATTTACTCACGTATGGGCAACATCATTTAATGAAACTGCAAGTGGAGCCATAGAAAATGCAAAACAAAATTTAATACAAAAACTTCAAAGTGCAGGGTATAATGTGGATCCAAACGCTATACAGGCAGAAGCTTTATACACTGGAAATTTACCTAATGCTATCCCTGTAAGATTAGATCTTTGGAGGGATTAA
- a CDS encoding hypothetical protein (KEGG: mth:MTH426 hypothetical protein~SPTR: O26526 Putative uncharacterized protein) — protein sequence MEERGIVLSSDLLLALIPLTIIFGMATVAMDNLFYLSQLTVFHASIDRAATNVADALVETPGRPPDWYLTGQGIPGLAIVRNNVVEKNHLSSFKLFALRKEQVQNMLGSQYDFYLRVVDHNNTVIRDLGSPPSNVPNIYRVEREVRVNRYPIDVVVSLVNVIRWKGAPEPYITYFTISDTELNNYDYWILIKNNGYTNVMVHINGHIVVDKTNLNDTPVQINSTYLKSGSNSVIINTLDATKNATMDFYIVKVPKGTEKNMIKLEYIEEVNARLELFVWPKH from the coding sequence ATGGAAGAAAGAGGCATTGTATTAAGTAGTGATTTATTATTGGCTTTAATACCACTGACAATAATTTTTGGCATGGCAACTGTAGCTATGGATAATTTATTTTATCTTTCTCAATTAACAGTGTTTCATGCATCCATTGATAGAGCAGCAACCAATGTTGCAGATGCATTAGTCGAAACTCCTGGAAGACCACCAGATTGGTATTTAACTGGACAAGGAATCCCTGGTTTAGCAATTGTAAGAAATAATGTGGTTGAAAAAAATCATTTATCAAGTTTTAAATTATTTGCACTAAGAAAAGAACAAGTGCAAAATATGCTGGGATCACAATATGATTTTTATTTGAGGGTTGTAGATCATAACAATACAGTTATTAGAGATTTAGGATCACCTCCAAGTAATGTACCTAATATTTACCGTGTTGAAAGAGAAGTACGAGTAAATAGATATCCAATAGATGTTGTAGTCTCACTAGTTAATGTTATTAGATGGAAAGGAGCCCCAGAACCATATATAACATATTTCACAATTTCTGATACAGAATTAAATAATTATGATTATTGGATATTAATTAAGAATAATGGATATACTAATGTTATGGTCCATATTAATGGTCATATAGTTGTAGATAAGACAAATCTCAACGATACGCCAGTGCAGATAAATAGCACTTATTTAAAAAGCGGTTCCAATTCAGTTATTATAAACACTTTAGATGCAACGAAAAATGCTACCATGGATTTTTACATTGTAAAAGTTCCAAAGGGCACTGAAAAAAATATGATTAAGTTAGAGTATATTGAAGAAGTAAATGCAAGACTAGAATTGTTTGTATGGCCTAAACATTAA
- a CDS encoding Protein of unknown function DUF2101, membrane (COGs: COG4025 membrane protein~InterPro IPR018663~KEGG: mth:MTH423 hypothetical protein~PFAM: Protein of unknown function DUF2101, membrane~SPTR: O26523 Putative uncharacterized protein~PFAM: Predicted membrane protein (DUF2101)), with protein sequence MLSKIGEYFLKLCSLVGTIVIEIVNLPNKIKRINIRELGREFKKFQNKWEMNKNKDEGEIIVKDIKIMDIKEKEKTVFKLQILSITFVLLSILYIFNYLSLPLYLFLGIATICLIYYILKYQIRVMYPQDYEVYRNFFLSYVGIGIFLVMIADNPLFVLYAPFQYFPSITLILFSIFLVLLMYYVFRIKYYRNYTYGEVVEVGKNTVHVKVDYDIRANVLPDIYIVEKGNFDVKEGEIVKLKVEGGRLSVKGNKPTKIIGKI encoded by the coding sequence ATGTTATCAAAAATAGGTGAATATTTTCTGAAATTATGTTCATTGGTGGGAACTATAGTCATTGAAATTGTAAATTTACCAAATAAAATAAAAAGAATAAATATTAGAGAGTTAGGAAGAGAGTTTAAGAAATTCCAAAATAAATGGGAAATGAATAAAAACAAGGATGAAGGAGAAATAATAGTTAAAGACATTAAGATCATGGATATTAAAGAGAAGGAAAAGACTGTTTTTAAGTTACAAATTCTTTCAATAACTTTTGTTTTGTTATCAATCTTATACATTTTTAATTACCTTTCATTACCCTTATATTTATTCCTTGGCATTGCAACTATTTGTCTCATTTATTATATTTTAAAATATCAAATTAGAGTTATGTATCCTCAGGATTATGAAGTATACCGTAATTTTTTCTTGAGTTATGTAGGAATAGGTATTTTTCTTGTTATGATTGCTGATAATCCTCTCTTTGTGTTATATGCACCATTTCAATATTTTCCATCAATTACTTTAATCCTATTTTCAATATTCCTTGTTTTACTCATGTATTATGTTTTTAGGATTAAATATTATAGGAACTATACTTATGGTGAAGTTGTGGAAGTTGGGAAAAACACAGTGCATGTTAAGGTAGATTATGATATTAGAGCTAATGTGTTACCTGATATATATATTGTTGAGAAGGGAAATTTTGATGTTAAAGAAGGTGAAATTGTTAAATTGAAAGTAGAAGGTGGAAGATTATCTGTGAAAGGAAACAAACCTACTAAAATAATTGGTAAAATATAA
- a CDS encoding Protein of unknown function DUF361 (InterPro IPR007166~KEGG: mth:MTH422 hypothetical protein~PFAM: Protein of unknown function DUF361~SPTR: O26522 Putative uncharacterized protein): MNSKGQIVSVEYILIIALLFFILVYVMIPMIGKSIDASMDISKVSDAKVAAQEIAHALDVVYSNGPGAKRTVTVYVPDTTNLTVSGNNVTLQVTCSDGPHNVTTFTQYNFTNIPLTNVPPIQLNKGWNTVVVEWPIGGSITISKV, translated from the coding sequence ATGAATTCAAAAGGTCAAATAGTCTCAGTTGAATATATTCTTATTATAGCACTTTTATTTTTTATTTTGGTATATGTGATGATCCCCATGATTGGAAAATCTATAGATGCAAGTATGGACATTTCAAAAGTATCGGATGCTAAGGTAGCTGCTCAAGAGATTGCCCATGCACTTGATGTTGTCTATTCAAATGGTCCAGGAGCCAAAAGGACTGTCACTGTTTATGTACCTGATACCACAAACTTAACTGTTAGTGGAAACAATGTTACATTACAGGTAACATGTAGTGACGGGCCTCACAATGTAACAACATTTACTCAGTATAATTTCACAAATATTCCTCTCACAAATGTTCCTCCCATCCAACTTAATAAAGGTTGGAATACAGTTGTTGTTGAGTGGCCAATAGGAGGATCCATTACTATTAGTAAGGTATAA